From Scatophagus argus isolate fScaArg1 chromosome 2, fScaArg1.pri, whole genome shotgun sequence, a single genomic window includes:
- the dpy30 gene encoding protein dpy-30 homolog isoform X1 has translation MADDHTDADQSMEGHTPVSENPHAEYGLTDSIQRTVENEKAGAEKMSKQKVDLQALPTRAYLDQTVVPILLQGLSMLAKDRPSNPIEYLAAFLLKNKSQFEERN, from the exons ATGGCGGACG ATCACACAGATGCCGATCAGTCCATGGAGGGACACACACCT GTGTCTGAAAACCCTCACGCAGAGTACGGCCTGACGGACAGCATCCAG agGACGGTCGAGAACGAAAAGGCGGGCGCAGAGAAGATGTCGAAACAGAAGGTGGACCTGCAGGCGCTGCCGACCAGAGCGTATCTGGACCAGACGGTGGTCCCCATCCTGCTGCAGGGCCTGTCGATGCTCGCCAAAGACAG ACCTTCCAACCCCATCGAGTATCTGGCGGCGTTCCTGCTGAAGAACAAATCTCAGTTTGAGGAGAGAAATTAA
- the dpy30 gene encoding protein dpy-30 homolog isoform X2, whose amino-acid sequence MEGHTPVSENPHAEYGLTDSIQRTVENEKAGAEKMSKQKVDLQALPTRAYLDQTVVPILLQGLSMLAKDRPSNPIEYLAAFLLKNKSQFEERN is encoded by the exons ATGGAGGGACACACACCT GTGTCTGAAAACCCTCACGCAGAGTACGGCCTGACGGACAGCATCCAG agGACGGTCGAGAACGAAAAGGCGGGCGCAGAGAAGATGTCGAAACAGAAGGTGGACCTGCAGGCGCTGCCGACCAGAGCGTATCTGGACCAGACGGTGGTCCCCATCCTGCTGCAGGGCCTGTCGATGCTCGCCAAAGACAG ACCTTCCAACCCCATCGAGTATCTGGCGGCGTTCCTGCTGAAGAACAAATCTCAGTTTGAGGAGAGAAATTAA